The Pleuronectes platessa chromosome 10, fPlePla1.1, whole genome shotgun sequence genome contains a region encoding:
- the rnf183 gene encoding E3 ubiquitin-protein ligase RNF183, with amino-acid sequence MSDNRESRSQSQGPQLAPNVKPKLGQERSSKDDQLKKEKTPKLRRSRSNDSERGERGRRRERDRHQREGRQRGRSEEARRRDRKDRESDRRKVKPPENDVEDTECAICFCSYDNVFKTPKLLVCGHTFCLECLARINVTSPELKTLSCPVCRELTDIPHGKDLPRLGNNEDIIGKLPADMQRMLSIRFKRNKGKLVLKNPPPSSPTKPTALTLPMKSQDEQVTAGRDLELNAMEQSMVQATVVDVGRPPSRVRGRLRRLFRSDRCYYAVVATIIIITASLMLVGILAFVIIPNMAIHRFPVQPHNQTSTGRP; translated from the coding sequence ATGAGCGATAACAGGGAGAGCCGCAGCCAGAGCCAGGGACCCCAACTGGCCCCCAACGTCAAGCCCAAACTGGGCCAGGAGAGGAGCAGCAAGGACGACCAGttgaagaaggagaagacaccaaaacttcGACGATCCAGGAGTAACGACTCAGAGAGGGGCgaacgagggaggaggagagaaagagacaggcaCCAAAGAGAGGGGCGACAGCGTGGAAGGAGCGAGGAGGCCCGGAGACGAGACAGGAAAGATCGGGAGAGCGACCGCAGGAAGGTGAAGCCTCCTGAAAATGACGTGGAGGACACCGAGTGCGCCATTTGCTTCTGCTCCTACGACAACGTCTTCAAGACCCCAAAGCTGCTGGTGTGCGGGCACACCTTCTGTCTGGAGTGCCTCGCTCGCATCAACGTGACCTCCCCTGAGCTCAAGACTCTGTCGTGCCCCGTGTGTCGCGAGCTGACCGACATCCCACATGGCAAGGACCTGCCACGCCTGGGCAACAATGAGGACATCATCGGCAAACTCCCAGCGGACATGCAGAGGATGCTGTCCATCCGCTTCAAGCGCAACAAGGGAAAACTGGTCCTGAAGAACCCTCCTCCCAGCAGCCCCACCAAGCCTACAGCCCTCACTCTGCCTATGAAGAGTCAGGACGAGCAGGTGACAGCTGGCAGGGACCTCGAACTCAATGCAATGGAGCAGAGTATGGTGCAAGCCACTGTGGTGGATGTAGGTCGGCCTCCGAGCAGGGTGAGAGGTCGCCTGCGCAGGTTGTTCCGCTCGGACCGGTGTTACTACGCCGTGGTGgcgaccatcatcatcatcactgcgtCGCTCATGCTGGTGGGGATCCTGGCCTTTGTGATCATACCGAACATGGCCATTCACCGGTTCCCCGTTCAGCCACACAATCAGACGTCAACCGGTAGACCATGA